A window of the Serratia sarumanii genome harbors these coding sequences:
- the rseC gene encoding SoxR-reducing system protein RseC, protein MMKEWATVVSWQQGVALLRCEPKAGCGSCTARSGCGARALNELVPETEHQLQVHIDQPLEPGQRVEVGIAEGSLLRSAMLVYLTPLLGMMLGGTLLQYCFGSDASAAVGAVLGGAAAFMLARRLARRLGEQADYQPVVLQIGLPPTAMRMQAENSPLI, encoded by the coding sequence ATGATGAAAGAGTGGGCCACGGTGGTTTCGTGGCAACAGGGCGTAGCGCTGCTGCGCTGTGAACCCAAGGCCGGCTGCGGCAGCTGCACCGCGCGTTCCGGCTGCGGCGCGCGCGCGCTGAACGAGCTGGTGCCGGAAACCGAGCATCAGCTGCAGGTGCATATCGATCAGCCGCTCGAACCGGGGCAGCGCGTTGAAGTCGGCATTGCGGAAGGCAGCCTGCTGCGCTCCGCCATGCTGGTTTACCTGACGCCGCTGCTGGGCATGATGCTGGGCGGCACGTTGCTGCAATATTGTTTCGGCAGCGACGCCTCGGCGGCCGTCGGCGCCGTACTGGGCGGCGCGGCGGCCTTTATGCTGGCGCGTCGGTTGGCCCGGCGTCTGGGCGAGCAGGCCGATTATCAGCCGGTGGTGCTGCAGATTGGGTTGCCGCCTACCGCGATGCGCATGCAGGCGGAAAATTCCCCGCTGATTTAA
- the rseB gene encoding sigma-E factor regulatory protein RseB — translation MKQIWFSVCLLTGSLLYSSIAPAQPTASGALLQQMSSASRSLNYELAYISISKQGIESLRYRHAVIGNVPLGQLLHMDGPRREVLQRGGGISYFEPGLEPFTLTGDHIVDALPAIVYADFTRLAKYYDFISVGSTRIADRPCEVLRVVARDGSRYSYIVWMDEDTKLPLRVDLLDRDGETLEQYRVISFAVGADVQGAMQGLLKANLPPLLSLPAVENVKLSWSTGWLPAGVDEVARNRRKLPNVAVPVESRLYSDGLFSFSVNVSPAGSGAGQQYYRQGRRTIQTEVRAGNEITIVGELPPATAKRIADSISFKVSPQ, via the coding sequence ATGAAGCAAATCTGGTTCTCCGTTTGTTTATTGACGGGCAGCCTGCTCTATTCCAGCATCGCCCCGGCGCAGCCAACTGCGTCCGGGGCGTTATTGCAACAGATGAGCAGCGCCAGCCGTTCTCTCAATTACGAGCTCGCCTACATCAGCATCAGCAAGCAGGGAATCGAGTCGTTGCGCTATCGCCATGCGGTGATCGGCAACGTGCCGCTCGGCCAGCTGCTGCATATGGACGGCCCGCGCCGCGAAGTGTTGCAGCGCGGCGGCGGGATCAGCTACTTCGAGCCTGGCCTGGAGCCGTTCACGCTCACCGGCGATCACATCGTCGATGCGTTGCCGGCGATCGTCTATGCCGATTTCACCCGCCTGGCCAAGTACTACGACTTTATCTCCGTGGGCAGCACCCGCATCGCCGATCGGCCGTGTGAAGTGCTGCGCGTGGTGGCGCGCGACGGTTCCCGCTACAGCTATATCGTCTGGATGGACGAGGACACCAAGCTGCCGCTGCGGGTGGATCTGCTCGATCGCGACGGCGAAACGCTGGAGCAATATCGGGTGATCTCCTTCGCGGTCGGCGCCGACGTGCAGGGCGCGATGCAGGGGCTGCTCAAAGCCAACCTGCCGCCGCTGCTGTCGCTGCCGGCGGTAGAAAACGTCAAGCTCAGCTGGAGCACCGGCTGGCTGCCGGCCGGGGTGGACGAGGTGGCGCGCAATCGCCGAAAATTGCCGAACGTCGCCGTGCCGGTTGAATCCCGGCTCTACAGCGACGGCCTGTTCAGCTTCTCGGTCAACGTCAGCCCGGCGGGCAGCGGAGCCGGGCAGCAATACTACCGTCAGGGGCGCCGCACCATTCAGACCGAAGTGCGCGCGGGCAACGAAATCACTATCGTGGGCGAATTGCCGCCGGCTACGGCCAAGCGCATCGCCGACAGCATTTCTTTCAAGGTATCGCCGCAATGA
- the rseA gene encoding anti-sigma-E factor RseA, with product MQKEKLSALMDGESFDSELLSSLSQDRTLQQSWQSYHLIRDTLRGDVGQVMHLDIADRVAAALEKEPARLVPSAVQESQPQPHTWQKMPFWDKVRPWASQITQIGMAACVSLAVIVGVQQYNQPSAPSNASESPAFTTLPIMGQASPVSLGVPADSFSTGSGQQQQVQEQRKRINAMLQDYELQRRLHSDQLQLEQGNPQQAAIQVPGTQSLGMQQQ from the coding sequence ATGCAGAAAGAAAAGCTTTCCGCTCTGATGGATGGTGAATCGTTCGACAGCGAGCTGTTGAGTTCTCTGTCGCAAGATCGAACGCTTCAACAAAGCTGGCAGAGCTATCACCTGATACGTGACACACTGCGAGGTGATGTCGGGCAAGTGATGCATCTCGACATCGCCGATCGCGTAGCCGCTGCACTTGAGAAAGAACCCGCCCGGCTGGTGCCTTCCGCCGTTCAGGAATCTCAGCCGCAGCCTCACACCTGGCAGAAAATGCCGTTCTGGGACAAAGTGCGTCCCTGGGCGAGCCAGATTACGCAAATCGGTATGGCGGCCTGCGTGTCGCTGGCGGTGATCGTCGGCGTGCAGCAGTACAACCAGCCTTCTGCGCCATCGAACGCGTCCGAATCGCCGGCCTTCACCACGCTGCCGATCATGGGCCAGGCCTCGCCGGTCAGCCTGGGCGTCCCGGCCGACAGTTTCTCCACCGGCAGCGGCCAACAGCAGCAGGTGCAGGAACAGCGCAAGCGCATCAACGCCATGCTGCAGGACTATGAACTGCAACGTCGCCTGCATTCGGATCAGCTGCAGCTTGAGCAAGGCAACCCGCAACAGGCCGCCATTCAGGTTCCCGGAACTCAGTCTTTAGGAATGCAACAGCAGTAA
- the rpoE gene encoding RNA polymerase sigma factor RpoE, producing the protein MSEQLTDQVLVERVQKGDQKSFNLLVVRYQHKVASLVSRYVPQGDVPDVVQESFIKAYRALESFRGDSAFYTWLYRIAVNTAKNYLVAQGRRPPSSDVDANDAENYESAGALKEISNPENLMLSEELRQIVFRTIESLPEDLRMAITLRELDGLSYEEIAAIMDCPVGTVRSRIFRAREAIDNKVQPLIQR; encoded by the coding sequence ATGAGCGAGCAGTTAACGGATCAAGTTCTGGTCGAGCGGGTCCAAAAGGGCGATCAGAAATCGTTTAACCTACTGGTAGTGCGCTATCAGCATAAGGTGGCGAGTCTCGTTTCCCGCTATGTGCCGCAGGGCGATGTGCCCGATGTGGTGCAGGAGTCGTTTATCAAGGCCTATCGCGCACTGGAATCGTTCCGTGGCGACAGCGCTTTTTATACCTGGTTGTATCGAATCGCCGTGAACACGGCAAAGAATTATCTGGTTGCTCAGGGGCGCCGTCCGCCATCCAGTGATGTGGACGCCAACGATGCGGAAAATTACGAAAGTGCGGGCGCACTGAAAGAAATTTCGAACCCTGAGAACTTAATGTTGTCAGAAGAGCTGAGACAGATAGTTTTCCGTACCATTGAGTCGCTCCCCGAGGATCTTCGCATGGCGATTACCCTGCGGGAGTTGGATGGTCTAAGCTACGAAGAGATAGCCGCCATCATGGATTGCCCGGTCGGAACCGTACGTTCGCGTATTTTCCGCGCCCGGGAAGCTATCGATAATAAAGTTCAACCGCTGATCCAGCGTTAG
- the nadB gene encoding L-aspartate oxidase encodes MQPSSEHVSDVLIVGSGAAGLSLALRLAQHCKVTVLSKGPLSEGATFYAQGGIAAVFDETDSIASHVDDTLIAGAGLCDKEAVEFIAGNARHCVQWLIDQGVLFDTEVNAQGEEHYHLTREGGHSHRRILHAADATGKEVETTLVGKASAHPNICVMERRNAVDLITSNKIGLPGTRRVVGAYVWNRELERVETYRAKTVVLATGGAAKVYQYTTNPDISSGDGIAMAWRAGCRVANLEFNQFHPTCLFHPQARNFLLTEALRGEGAYLKRPDGSRFMPDFDPRGELAPRDIVARAIDHEMKRLGADCMYLDISHKPAEFITQHFPMIHEKLLTLGFDLTRQPIPIVPAAHYTCGGVMVDQHGRTDLDGLYAIGEVSYTGLHGANRMASNSLLECLVYGWSAAEDILQRLPFIQQAKQLPHWDESRVDDADERVVIQHNWHELRLFMWDYVGIVRTTKRLERALRRINTLQAEIDEYYAHFRISNNLLELRNLVQVAELIVRSAMARKESRGLHYTLDYPDLLPEALPTILQP; translated from the coding sequence ATGCAACCATCATCTGAACATGTAAGCGATGTACTGATCGTCGGCAGCGGCGCTGCGGGCCTGTCACTGGCGCTGCGCCTGGCACAGCATTGCAAGGTTACCGTTCTCAGCAAGGGGCCGCTCAGCGAGGGGGCCACCTTTTACGCCCAGGGCGGGATCGCCGCGGTGTTCGATGAGACGGACAGCATTGCCTCACACGTTGATGACACTTTGATTGCCGGCGCCGGCCTGTGCGACAAAGAGGCCGTCGAATTCATCGCCGGCAACGCGCGCCACTGCGTGCAGTGGCTGATCGATCAGGGCGTGCTGTTCGATACCGAGGTCAACGCGCAGGGCGAGGAGCATTATCACCTCACGCGCGAAGGCGGCCACAGCCATCGCCGCATCCTGCACGCCGCGGACGCGACCGGTAAGGAAGTAGAGACCACGCTGGTGGGGAAAGCAAGCGCTCACCCCAATATTTGCGTGATGGAGCGCCGCAACGCGGTTGACCTCATCACCTCGAACAAAATCGGCCTGCCGGGCACGCGCCGAGTGGTGGGCGCGTACGTCTGGAACCGCGAGCTGGAGCGGGTGGAAACCTACCGCGCCAAAACGGTGGTGCTGGCGACCGGCGGCGCGGCCAAGGTATACCAATACACCACCAACCCGGACATCTCCTCCGGCGACGGCATCGCCATGGCCTGGCGCGCCGGCTGCCGGGTCGCCAACCTGGAGTTCAACCAGTTCCACCCGACCTGCCTGTTCCATCCGCAGGCGCGCAACTTCCTGCTGACCGAAGCGCTGCGCGGCGAAGGGGCTTACCTGAAGCGCCCGGACGGCAGCCGCTTTATGCCAGATTTCGACCCGCGCGGCGAACTGGCCCCACGCGATATCGTCGCCCGCGCCATCGACCATGAAATGAAGCGCCTGGGCGCCGACTGCATGTACCTGGACATCAGCCACAAGCCGGCGGAGTTCATCACCCAGCACTTCCCGATGATCCACGAGAAGCTGCTGACGCTGGGCTTCGATCTGACCCGGCAGCCGATCCCGATCGTCCCGGCGGCTCACTACACCTGCGGCGGCGTGATGGTCGATCAGCACGGCCGCACCGATCTCGACGGGCTGTACGCCATCGGCGAGGTCAGCTATACCGGCCTGCACGGCGCCAACCGCATGGCGTCGAACTCGCTGCTGGAGTGCCTGGTGTACGGTTGGTCGGCGGCGGAAGACATTCTGCAGCGCCTGCCGTTCATCCAGCAGGCCAAACAGCTGCCGCACTGGGATGAAAGTCGGGTGGACGATGCGGACGAACGGGTGGTGATTCAGCACAACTGGCACGAGCTGCGGCTGTTCATGTGGGATTACGTCGGCATCGTGCGCACCACCAAGCGGTTGGAGCGCGCCCTGCGCCGCATCAACACCCTGCAGGCGGAAATCGACGAGTACTACGCTCACTTCCGCATCTCCAACAACCTGCTGGAGCTGCGCAATCTGGTGCAGGTGGCAGAGCTTATCGTGCGCAGCGCCATGGCGCGCAAAGAGAGCCGCGGCCTGCACTACACGCTGGACTACCCGGATCTGCTGCCGGAAGCGCTGCCGACCATTTTGCAGCCTTAA